A window from Ovis canadensis isolate MfBH-ARS-UI-01 breed Bighorn chromosome 4, ARS-UI_OviCan_v2, whole genome shotgun sequence encodes these proteins:
- the LOC138439614 gene encoding GTPase IMAP family member 4-like isoform X2, producing MAAQYLSDPRTSHGLANSGDFQLRLVLVGKTGAGKSATGNNILRKKVFLSSFSAVSITKHCEKGSSTWKGREVVVVDTPGLFDTEAPDAETVKEITRCMVLTSPGPHALLLVIPLGRYTPEGQKATEKILTMFGESAREHMILLFTRKDDLDGMDFRDYLKQAPTAIQELIHKFRGRYCVFNNKATGAEQEDQREQLLTLVQDMVDKCKGRYYTNSRYQKTEEEIQKQTQVLQEYYRAELERAKAQIKQEFEEEIRKLKDELEQQKRKVEMEMQLAEREAYWVSRQQTAREDVLSQDKILEIILNVLRGFFSLFKD from the exons ATGGCAGCCCAGTACCTCAGCGACCCCAGGACCAGCCACG GGCTTGCAAACTCCGGAGATTTCCAGCTGAGACTTGTCTTAGTGGGTAAGACTGGGGCAGGAAAAAGTGCAACAGGAAACAACATCCTCAGAAAGAAAGTGTTTCTGTCTAGCTTTTCGGCTGTATCCATCACCAAGCACTGTGAGAAAGGAAGCAGCACCTGGAAGGGGAGAGAAGTTGTCGTCGTGGACACACCTGGCCTTTTTGACACGGAGGCCCCAGATGCTGAGACTGTCAAGGAGATTACCCGCTGCATGGTGCTGACCTCCCCGGGGCCTCACGCTCTGCTCCTGGTCATCCCACTGGGCCGTTACACACCCGAAGGCCAGAAAGCCACAGAGAAGATCCTGACGATGTTTGGAGAGAGTGCTAGGGAACACATGATTCTCTTATTCACCCGGAAAGATGACTTAGATGGCATGGATTTCCGTGATTACTTAAAGCAAGCTCCTACAGCCATCCAAGAGCTGATTCACAAGTTCAGAGGTCGCTACTGTGTTTTCAACAACAAGGCCACAGGAGCTGAGCAGGAGGACCAGAGGGAGCAGCTGCTGACCCTGGTCCAGGATATGGTGGACAAGTGCAAGGGGAGATACTACACGAATAGCCGGTATCAGAAGACCGAGGAGGAGATTCAGAAGCAAACCCAAGTGTTACAAGAATATTACAGAGCAGAGCTTGAGAGAGCGAAAGCTCAGATAAAACAGGAGTTCGAAGAGGAAATCAGAAAGCTGAAGGATGAACTAGAACAGCAAAAGCGGAAGGTGGAAATGGAAATGCAATTGGCAGAAAGGGAAGCTTACTGGGTTTCAAGGCAGCAAACAGCCAGAGAAGATGTTTTGAGTCAGGATAAGATACTTGAAATCATCCTTAATGTGTTACGaggttttttttctctgtttaagGATTAA
- the LOC138439614 gene encoding GTPase IMAP family member 4-like isoform X1, producing MSSITHVAQGNLTEPHKTVSSSQRVLTLLDDHRGSRSFARVWMAPPSLPVSSCLLLLIALHHLLVQPCLQSKRREQAPDFLGTRGYARHRRFTITKLAVYKETVKKNQTTSYRGIQTTMAAQYLSDPRTSHGLANSGDFQLRLVLVGKTGAGKSATGNNILRKKVFLSSFSAVSITKHCEKGSSTWKGREVVVVDTPGLFDTEAPDAETVKEITRCMVLTSPGPHALLLVIPLGRYTPEGQKATEKILTMFGESAREHMILLFTRKDDLDGMDFRDYLKQAPTAIQELIHKFRGRYCVFNNKATGAEQEDQREQLLTLVQDMVDKCKGRYYTNSRYQKTEEEIQKQTQVLQEYYRAELERAKAQIKQEFEEEIRKLKDELEQQKRKVEMEMQLAEREAYWVSRQQTAREDVLSQDKILEIILNVLRGFFSLFKD from the exons ATGAGCTCAATAACCCATGTGGCTCAGGGCAACCTTACGGAACCACACAAAACAGTTTCATCTTCGCAAAGAGTTCTAACTCTCCTAGATGATCACAGGGGCAGCAGGTCTTTTGCAAGAGTTTGGATGGCTCCGCCCTCacttcctgtctcctcctgcctcctccttttAATAGCTTTGCATCACCTCCTGGTTCAGCCTTGTCTTCAAAGTAAGAGAAGGGAGCAGGCCCCAGATTTTCTAG GAACAAGGGGGTATGCAAGACACAGACGGTTCACCATCACAAAGCTAGCAGTCTACAaggagacagtaaaaaaaaatcaaaccacttCCTATCGTG GAATCCAAACCACAATGGCAGCCCAGTACCTCAGCGACCCCAGGACCAGCCACG GGCTTGCAAACTCCGGAGATTTCCAGCTGAGACTTGTCTTAGTGGGTAAGACTGGGGCAGGAAAAAGTGCAACAGGAAACAACATCCTCAGAAAGAAAGTGTTTCTGTCTAGCTTTTCGGCTGTATCCATCACCAAGCACTGTGAGAAAGGAAGCAGCACCTGGAAGGGGAGAGAAGTTGTCGTCGTGGACACACCTGGCCTTTTTGACACGGAGGCCCCAGATGCTGAGACTGTCAAGGAGATTACCCGCTGCATGGTGCTGACCTCCCCGGGGCCTCACGCTCTGCTCCTGGTCATCCCACTGGGCCGTTACACACCCGAAGGCCAGAAAGCCACAGAGAAGATCCTGACGATGTTTGGAGAGAGTGCTAGGGAACACATGATTCTCTTATTCACCCGGAAAGATGACTTAGATGGCATGGATTTCCGTGATTACTTAAAGCAAGCTCCTACAGCCATCCAAGAGCTGATTCACAAGTTCAGAGGTCGCTACTGTGTTTTCAACAACAAGGCCACAGGAGCTGAGCAGGAGGACCAGAGGGAGCAGCTGCTGACCCTGGTCCAGGATATGGTGGACAAGTGCAAGGGGAGATACTACACGAATAGCCGGTATCAGAAGACCGAGGAGGAGATTCAGAAGCAAACCCAAGTGTTACAAGAATATTACAGAGCAGAGCTTGAGAGAGCGAAAGCTCAGATAAAACAGGAGTTCGAAGAGGAAATCAGAAAGCTGAAGGATGAACTAGAACAGCAAAAGCGGAAGGTGGAAATGGAAATGCAATTGGCAGAAAGGGAAGCTTACTGGGTTTCAAGGCAGCAAACAGCCAGAGAAGATGTTTTGAGTCAGGATAAGATACTTGAAATCATCCTTAATGTGTTACGaggttttttttctctgtttaagGATTAA